A single window of Nicotiana tomentosiformis chromosome 1, ASM39032v3, whole genome shotgun sequence DNA harbors:
- the LOC104089747 gene encoding small ribosomal subunit protein eS12-like isoform X1 produces MSGEDAAVPVVAAAETPAPALGEPMDIMTALQLVLKKSKAHGGLARGLHEGAKVIEKHAAQLCVLAEDCDQPDYVKLVKALCADHNVSLITVPNAKTLGEWAGLCKIDSEGKARKVVGCGCVVVKDYGEETEGLHIVQEYVKSH; encoded by the exons ATGTCAGG AGAGGATGCTGCTGTTCCTGTTGTCGCTGCTGCCGAGACTCCTGCTCCAGCACTTGGGGAGCCCATGGACATCATGACCGCACTACAGCTGGTGCTAAAGAAGTCTAAAGCTCATGGAGGACTTGCTCGAGGACTCCATGAAGGTGCTAAGGTGATTGAGAAGCATGCTGCACAGCTTTGTGTGCTAGCTGAGGACTGTGACCAGCCAGATTACGTCAAACTGGTGAAAGCACTTTGTGCTGATCACAATGTCAGTTTAATTACAGTTCCCAATGCAAAAACTCTTGGCGAATGGGCTGGT TTATGCAAAATTGATTCTGAAGGGAAAGCAAGGAAGGTTGTTGGTTGTGGCTGTGTTGTCGTGAAG GATTATGGTGAAGAGACTGAGGGTCTCCATATCGTCCAAGAGTACGTGAAGTCTCATTAA
- the LOC104089747 gene encoding small ribosomal subunit protein eS12-like isoform X2, whose product MDIMTALQLVLKKSKAHGGLARGLHEGAKVIEKHAAQLCVLAEDCDQPDYVKLVKALCADHNVSLITVPNAKTLGEWAGLCKIDSEGKARKVVGCGCVVVKDYGEETEGLHIVQEYVKSH is encoded by the exons ATGGACATCATGACCGCACTACAGCTGGTGCTAAAGAAGTCTAAAGCTCATGGAGGACTTGCTCGAGGACTCCATGAAGGTGCTAAGGTGATTGAGAAGCATGCTGCACAGCTTTGTGTGCTAGCTGAGGACTGTGACCAGCCAGATTACGTCAAACTGGTGAAAGCACTTTGTGCTGATCACAATGTCAGTTTAATTACAGTTCCCAATGCAAAAACTCTTGGCGAATGGGCTGGT TTATGCAAAATTGATTCTGAAGGGAAAGCAAGGAAGGTTGTTGGTTGTGGCTGTGTTGTCGTGAAG GATTATGGTGAAGAGACTGAGGGTCTCCATATCGTCCAAGAGTACGTGAAGTCTCATTAA
- the LOC104089748 gene encoding serine/threonine-protein kinase-like protein At5g23170, producing MKVFEYEKLEKATENFSKSRLIGKGSHGYVYKGILEDGKIIAIKKQSLGLQKIQDYSKLENEVSILSSLFENSLIVNFLGTSNNNSAKNETFLIMEYLPNGTLHEMIHAKNVPPPWPKRAQVAIQVAKAIQFLHQTKPSIVHRDIKSTNVLFDSNWNAKLADLGLALRLKTDCEDDDPYSPSHRSNSVTRPAGTIGYLDPSYTKPSKLSTKNDIFSFGVLLLEIMSSRKVIDVSKSPVSIVDWAIILIKEGRDLEICDKRMHVPWYMEATIKNMLRIATRCVSPKKITRPSIQEIVKEMENVIIEPTKYPLWNILRSLTLLKRKRKRCRKDCNIIITTTVAKTCAQHEGKVEMDMSRGKLLIREILADKAIQ from the coding sequence ATGAAGGTATTTGAGTATGAAAAGCTTGAAAAAGCCACAGAGAACTTCTCAAAATCAAGACTCATTGGTAAAGGAAGCCATGGATATGTATACAAAGGCATTTTAGAAGATGGTAAAATCATAGCCATAAAGAAGCAATCATTGGGACTTCAAAAAATTCAAGACTACTCCAAATTAGAAAATGAAGTAAGTATTTTATCATCTCTGTTCGAAAACTCTCTCATCGTTAATTTTCTTGGAACGAGTAATAACAACTCGGCCAAGAATGAAACTTTTCTGATCATGGAATACTTGCCAAATGGCACTCTACATGAAATGATACATGCAAAAAATGTCCCTCCTCCTTGGCCTAAACGTGCCCAAGTGGCAATTCAAGTAGCCAAAGCTATCCAATTTCTTCACCAAACTAAGCCTTCAATTGTTCATAGAGATATTAAGTCTACTAATGTTTTGTTTGATTCAAATTGGAATGCTAAGTTAGCTGATCTTGGACTTGCCCTAAGGTTGAAAACTGATTGCGAAGATGACGATCCCTACTCGCCGAGTCATCGTTCCAACTCGGTGACTCGACCTGCTGGCACGATCGGATACTTAGATCCTAGTTACACCAAACCAAGCAAATTAAGCACGAAAAATGATATATTTAGTTTTGGAGTATTACTCCTTGAGATTATGTCTTCAAGAAAAGTGATTGATGTTTCAAAATCACCCGTTTCTATAGTTGATTGGGCAATCATATTGATTAAAGAAGGACGTGATTTGGAAATTTGTGACAAAAGAATGCATGTGCCATGGTATATGGAAGCCACGATAAAGAACATGTTACGCATTGCTACACGTTGTGTCTCTCCAAAGAAAATAACTCGACCATCAATCCAAGAAATTGTGAAGGAAATGGAGAATGTGATAATAGAACCAACTAAGTATCCTTTGTGGAATATATTACGTAGCCTTACACTTTTGAAAAGGAAACGAAAAAGATGCAGAAAAGATTGCAATATTATTATTACTACCACAGTTGCCAAGACTTGTGCACAACATGAAGGGAAGGTAGAAATGGATATGTCAAGAGGGAAGTTGTTGATTAGGGAGATATTGGCGGATAAAGCCATACAGTAG